In Thalassophryne amazonica chromosome 13, fThaAma1.1, whole genome shotgun sequence, the sequence TATCTGTTTACTTGCAGGTGGTTTTGTGAAGGCAAGGAGCTGGAGAACAGTCCTGACATTCAGATCATCGCCAATGATGAGCTGCACTCTCTAATCATCACAGAGGCATTTGAAGAAGACACCGGGCGCTACTCCTGCTTTGCATCAAACTGCTATGGAACGGATTCAACGTCTGCTGAGATCTACATTGAAGGTGATTTTCAAATGATGCCAGTCAAATTTGAACATTAAGGCGAGGCATCACTTTGCCAGCTCGCTGTGCTAAAAGATCTGCTCATGCCAGGATCAGATCTGGAATCTAGAATGTTTTAAATGATTTTCTACAATAGAACCATTTGTTAACTTGAGTACCAGAGTCACATCAAGTGAGTGGCATATAACATAATGCATGGAAGAGTGTTACTCAATCAGGATGcaaaaatgtgtatttttgtgccACTGAGACAAAAGATTGTTTCAGTTTGAGATGCACTTTGTAAAAATTGTGATTATTTTGTGGTTTAATCCATCTGTGTATGTGGCTACAAGGCCACTCCCCTGCTGAGTGACCAGACTGAATGTTGCAGCTGTTGGAGAAAAATCTGCACTTAATCTGCAAAATAAACCATAGTTGAACCCACTCAGTGCTCTGTGCTGAAGTTAGATCTATTTCACTATTAGACAAGTTACTTGTTTTTTCTTTAGTAAGTGCAGTTTTTGGCAACACTAAAACGGATGACTGTCTCTGCTGTTAGACAAAGAAAAAGCATTAAACCATTATTAGATGACGGCTTATAATAGCTCCGCAGGTCTCCAGCAGGATTTCTTTTCGTTAACTTTATTCAGGACTTTAGTGAGCACAATATGGAGAAATCAATTGCCATGGGGTCAGATGGACCccaaaagtcctgaatagggttaaggCACAGTTCAAATTCTTCAGCATTAAGTGATAAACACTGATACATGTTAGTTTGTGCAAACAGGTATTTTGACATGTCAGACTATTGATGAACGCAATAGTGTTCAGTTTCCTTAAAGCATGTTGTTACTCCATCAGGAATTAATTGCATCTTTTACCGCAACGGATCATCTTTTAAAATaagtacaaatgcaagttaatgaTTTACTGTGCAATTCCTAAACAATTgatcctgtatgtgtgtgtgtctgtctgtaaacaaaataactaataaaaacCGACTGGACAGATTCCCACCACACTTGATGTGACTATTAATTAGCTCCGACAATCGTCATGGCCAACAAAAATGTGGCGCAAAAAACAGATTTCCTGCTGTATCTtgattgtgattgattggtataagtGGGGTATCTTGATGAATTCATAAAAAGAAGTCATGTTTGTTCAAAAAATGTGTTGTTCCTTTTCTTGGTCACCATGTCCCTGCTTATAAATGAGTCTGTTCTGGAGTGAGAGAATAATAACCACAGGAAGTTGAATTACTGTTCAACAAAAAAGTTGGAGGATTCTAAGAAACAGATGATCACCACTGGTTTTTACAGTCAAAACACCGTTTGCACTCAGAGGTTTGCGTGTACGACAAACATGAACTATTGGATATGGATGTATCCCAGTGTGCGCAGTGATCGGTTGAGTAGTTGATGATATATTATCTGTGATATGTGATTACTGTGTTCTGAAGCGTGACTCCACAGGGTGAGTCTGACATCGCTGTCAGTGACGGACTGTTTCAGGTCCTTTGTGTCTCCTGCTGCAGGcgcctcctcttcagactctgaTGGAGAACAGCGCACAGAACGTGTAGcccagtgagtcatttgtttttGCACAGCGATACGTAACCGTGTGACGCTGTGGCTGCTTTGATGCAGTTTTTCATGGAGATGTGTTTCATTCCTTGTGTGATCCACACAGGCTGCCGTGGAAACTGACAAAGCCAGTTCCATCTTGTCCTCCGCTGTCAAAGTGTGAAGTGAAACACTCCATCCCACCACAGCCTACAGCAGCTACTGAAGAACTAGCATCAAAGCTTTCCTCACTACCCCCCGAAGTCCCAGAACCTCCTCCGTTGGTCACCACACATCCAGACCAGGAACTCTCTCAAGCATCAGCCACAGCGCACCGATCTCAGGAGACACCTGTGATACCTGTCCAGGAGTTTCCTACGGTGCCAACAGGTTGTCTTAAGGACACCTCTGAGGTGTTGAAGACCATCTCTTCAACACCACAGTCAGGACAGAAGACGTCACCACTGGCTTTGAACCCACCCAGCATCTCTGGACCCCACCCTGAGGtgaaacatgttttatttttcttgatttgtttagtttttgtataaATTACTgaccttttcttttttgttatcaGAGTAAAACCTCCAGCTGTAACCATCAAGAAGAGGTGAAAGGGCAACCTGCCATGGCTGCCCCCATATTCACAAAGGTACATCTCCATACGCTGCAGCAGTCCCGAGTCACGTCCGTCCTGCTGCTTGTTGGGAGGTTTTGATGCTTCACACAGTTGTCTTGTACCTCCAGAACCTGCAGGATGTCATTGTATCTGAAGGCCAGCTGGTGGTGCTGGAGTGCCGTGTGAAAGGAACGCCCTCACCCAAAGTGGAGTGGTATCTGGAGGGAAAGCTCATTGAGGACTCCGCTGAATTCAGGATCCTACAGAAAAGTAGGTCCTGCACCTTATTCACAGCGTGCTGCAGTCATATTCAAAATGCAAATTAACTTCATTAATTACTTATTTTCctacacattctcactcccaactaCATTTTTTCGGTTGGTTAGTGCCCCTTTCCGTCACAATATAACAAGTAAGGGGTCCTGTTTAGTGATGGGTGGGTTTGGTCTTTTGGTACCGAGCAGGTGTCTTGGAGTCAGTTATACACTGTGTCAAAATTTTGTGTGCCTAATTCAAGTATAGGTGCCTAGCTTCCATCATGCACAACGTGGGACACGGTGTAGCACAAGTCTCAGTGGTAGATTCCACCTaatgcatttgtcatttttaacaaaTGTACTTGCACTCATATGTGTATAAGTGTGTTTGTCTAAAATCAAGGTGTGGTTAGATGCAAAGGTAGCACATTCCTGTGCAAACACTTTCATAAGAAAGTGTTTGCACATTAGATCACCTAATAGGAGGTTCAAACTGAAGCACATTGACTTTATTTTGATGCATCACTCAGATCTGCCTTACATACGCAGGTTCACCATAAACGAATACTCTGCACTCAGTGATGCACAAAAACACAGAGAGGACACACACTGGGGCTGTGTGGTCACAAACAGGGGAGGATTCAGTTTTCACATGTGTCCTGGACATTAAATGTTGCAGCAAAAATGTAACTATTGATAATTATCCattaaaatgcacaacaacccatgCTTTGATATActccaactttttccacatttccacattttatgttacagccttattccaaaatggaggaaatttattttcccctcaaaattctactcacaacaccccataatgacaacatgaaaaatgtttttttaaatttttgcaaatttattaaaaatactaagaaatcacatgtccttaagtattcacagcctttgctcaatactttgttgatgcacctttggcagcaattccagcctcacgtcttcttgaatatgacatcacaagcttggtgcacctatctttgagcagtttggtccattcctctttgcagcacctctcaagctccatcaggttggatgtggcgcgtcggtgcacagacattttcagatctctccagagatgttcagtcaggttcaggtctgggctctggctggttcactcaaggacattcacagagttgtcctgaagccactcctttgatatcttggccgtgtgcttggggtcattgtcctgctgaaagatgaaccgtcgcctcggtctgaggtcaagagcgctctggagcaggttttcatccaggatgtctctgtacattgctgcattcatctttccctcaatcctgactagtctcccagttcctgctgctggaaaacatccccacagcatgatgctgccactaccatgcttcactgtagggatggtgcctggtttcctccaaacatgatgccaaagagttcaaagagttcagagaattttgtctctcctggtctgagagtccttcaggtgccttttggcaaactccaggtgagctgtcatgtgccttttactaaggagtggcttccgtctggccactctaccatacaggcctgattggtggattactgcagagatggttgtccttctggaaggttctcctctctccacagaggaatgctggacctctgacagagtgaccgtcgggttcttggtcacctctctgactaaggtccttctaccccgattgctcagtttacacgggcggccagctctaggaagagtcctggtggatctgaacttcttcaatttacagatgatggatgccactgtgctcactgggagaagtagcagaaatgagattcctgggcttacactccaggacagagtgagaagctcaaatatcagGGAGggactgaggtggtttgggcatctggtgaggatgccctcttGTCAAATCCCTAGGGAcactttccaggcatgtccaactgggaggaggaccCAATGTCTCAGGatctcccaggaagagttagaggacgtgACAGAGGAGAgaaaagtgtgggatgagctacttGGTCTCCTGCCACCATGTCCCAGAAAAAtgacagaaaatgaattaatgaatgatatTAACAACCTCACAGTTTGACATTTCTGAGAATTATTTTTCAGCTGACTCTTAGTATATTAGAGTTTATAACACTATATGTTTATCGCATTGCTTTCGCTTCCAGGTCCCACATTTTGTCAAAAGTAGCAGCAGCGTCTTAACACATCTGCTGTAAAGGACGTGTAGTTGTGCACTCATTACTCTGGAGAAGTGTTTACAGTCCTTGGCAGAGGCGTCTGTTCTTCTGTACATAATCCAGGTCTGCAGTTCATTCACTCTGAGCCATATAAGGCAGTCTGTCTCGCACCCTGAGTCAGACCAATACAGCAGGTCCTTCAACCTGCCTTTCATCTTAGATAGACTCCAGTGTCCAAATAAACCTCGctgctcctcctgctgctccaaaATATGGCTTTTTCACCATTCCTCATGGATGAGACGTTAATATCATCCACTTTTCTGAATCCATCTTCACTGTGTGATAAACACTTTTATGTCTTAACCTCCAGAGGAGATATGCACTTTGGTCATTGCTGAGGTCTTTCCTGAAGATTCTGGATTGTTTACATGTACAGCACGCAACGACTACGGAGCCGGGTCCACTTCTGCTGAACTAAGAGTCAAAGGTAACATTTCTGCTTAACTTAGAATAATTGAAACTATTTAAAACAGTCTTTGATTTTGCACGACATTTTGAAATGATCCATTTCTTTGATTCAGGCAACGGCAGCAACCACATGAGGCCATCAGCCACTTTAGTGGTTGAGCCCAGTCAGGTTCAAGAGCCGCCCTCATCAGATCTGACAGGTCTTGCTGGAAGGCCTCAACCAGAGGTTACTACAACCAGCAGCATCAAGGCCCACTCAAGGACCATTCGCCTAGACCCGCTCATCTCTAGCACCGTACGCCTTGATCCCTTAAATACAAGCACGCTTCACCTCGACCCCCACAGCTCCAGCATGTTACGTCAAGACCCTCTCCACACCACCCAACCAAGCCTGGACCCATCTAGCCTGAGCAGCAGTTCCTCCAAGAACTCTCACAATGCCAGCACCTCCTCTTTAACTCTTAGCTCCCTCTACCTTCCTGGACCTAGTCGACCACATACAGGCCCACAGAGTAGTGGATCGGTGCTGTCATGTCCAAAACCCTTCTCTGCTTCATCTGTGGTTGAGACGTCTGCTAAGCAGGAAGTGTGCAGACCATCACAGGGAGCTCCCGAGGCAAATACTGTAACAAGTCCTGACGTTAAGGAGGCTCCAAACCACCTGAATGAGTTACCGGCTGTAGTGCCCCTTCCTGATCCTCCTGCCAACTCTTGCTTAAAGACAGGCACCTTGGTGAACCACAAAGACACACGCTCCAGTGCCAGAGCTGGTCTTCATGTCCACTTCAAACTGCCTGAGGATGAAGACGATGAACAAAGTGATGCATCCAGTCAATCCTCTGAAGGCACCACTCAGGCATCAGTCCTCAAAGAACCCCCACCTGTGCTAGCTAAACCCAAACTGTGAGTACAGCAAATCAAAGCCATCAACTAAGAGAATAAAAAGATCTACAAATCAATCGTCTATTCAGAATGTGCACATATGAGTCTGAATACGTTCACAGAATCACAGTCTAAATGCTGCTGTGTGATTGGTACCACTGCCCAGGCTCAACAATCCTGTTTGTGTATTTAACTAAACAGAAGGGGTGCTTTTTCAACCACTACGAGACAGAGTTAAAAATTACCCAGACTATGCATCTGGCTCAAAAGCTATCTGATTCTTCGTTGACCCAACATTTACCCCTCTGGAGAAACCCTATGTCATGTCACTTTCTGAAGAGTTCAATCAGGGTGGGTCCAAATGTTGCCTTCTTAGCAGTGCCTGACTCCAGCTAACTGCCAGCCAACCttcaaatgggtaaagaggtggtgaAAACAAACTAacactaacaggctaactttggttcaggtgttttatCCACACATTTTTAGTGCAGTTGGCGATGAGTTTCATAATGGGTTGCTTGGGGGTGGACATTTCAAACTATGCCTGCCATGTTGCCTGaaccaggggtggtggccaagtggttagtgcgagcTTGCTTTCAGTgagaaaggttcccagttcaaacctcacccctgccacatttctccatgtaatgtggagttgtgtccggaagggcatccggcacaaAACACGctgattcaacatgcagatccactgtcctgtcgagatgaggtgaacgtcgggATGAGGTGCATCGCGCTACAGCGTatgcgtgcacatgcacacatcgctctaccccggacttgaagacatcacccgtcgagatgaggtgcctcgcgcaactgcacatgtggagatgaagtaactcgctcgacgtgcaactgcgcatgcacattttgcttttttttgttttttccgtcaaagtttttttttttattaattgtattcagtgtatttgtaGCCTAgtatgtaaaacattttctgtattttacgttaggagcataaatgtatgtatatgtatattttgcctgtcgaaataagctaactccaggttaaaaatacttagcgTTttgtagtgagtagattttatacattactacgttcggatgaacaatttatacatttgcttgcccatcaaaataagcgaacttcgtcaagtaattttttcagtgcacacatgtgcagttacacgaggaacctcatctcgacgacgcacctcatctcgacagaacaccacctcggatctgctctgGCGACCctgagtaaaaacaagggagcagccgaaggggcttgCTTTGCCTGCCATGTTGCCTGAGTAACTGTggaatagaataaaataaaatagactagaatgccctttattgtcattttacaAAATTTACAATGAGATTGGAGAGAGCTTCTCCTTTTTTCAGTGCAAACAGATAAAGTGGAAAAAAAGTATAACTAGATATAAGcaggtgtgcacataactggtgctcatggtgctcgtgctaaaaataaatgacgcacagcagaaaacacaagggaagcacttcattaGAGGAAAACAATGACAGCTGGTAGGAAAGGTGTTTCCCTCtcctgtgcatcaatgatgtttagcacacacgagcaccatgagtaccagttatgtgcacccctggatATAAATATAAAATCCTACAGGACAGTGCAATGAATATCACTATGAACACATGTAAAAGTATAAGAATATAAGACGACTGTATATCACGGGATGAATAAATACTGAGGTAGTATTTAGAAGCAGAGCAGCAGTAGCAGTGACAATGATGCATCTACTGCACATTGTACCTTGTATTGATGACTGGGGTCGCTGCATGTGAGTGTTCGGGGTGGTGGTGGCTctcagaaagaaactgtttttcagtctgtttgttctcTGATGCACCTGTAGCACCTGCCAGAGGACAACAGCTCAACGAGCTGGGAACCCGGATGTGAACTGTCTGATGATGTTCTGAGCTCTGCTGAGGCACTGGGTGGTGTGGATGTCCATCAGGGAGGAGAGAGGGCAGGCAACAATCCTCTGTGCTGCTTTGACTGTCCTCTGAAGCCTTGTTCTGTCTGCCTCACTGTAGCTTCCGTACCATGTGGAAACACAGTACATCAGCGGGTTCTTAATGGCTGTGtggtagaaggccagcagcagcttcctgtccaggttgttcttcctgaAGACTCTCTCGGGAAGTGTCGACACTGCTGGGCCTTCTTAATGACAGCTGAGATGTTGTCTGTCCAGGAGAGGTCATTGGAGATCTGGACTTCCAGGAGACTGAATGTGTGGACCCTCTTCACACACTCGCTGTTGATTTGGGGGGGTCAGATCTGttcctcctgaagtccatgatgatCTCTGTTTTTTTGGTGTTCAGTGCCAGGTTGTTGTCTGAACACCTCCCTGTAGGCTGCCTTGTCTCCCTTTGAGATCAGTCTGACCACAGAGGTGTCGTCAGTAAATTTGACAATGATGTTTCTGTGGGCCAGACTCCAGTCGTAGATAGAGACagtacaggagggggctcagcacgcagccctgTGGTATACCAGTGCTCAGTGTGCAGATGGAAGCCAAGTCTCATAGGCTGGAGTCTGCTGGTCAGAAAGTTCTTGATCCAGGTACATATTGAGGGGGGAGGCCcaaggtttccagtttggtggtcaGGATGTCCGAGATGATCCTTTTGAATGCTGAGctgtaatccacaaagagcatcctgacgtagttCTGCTGTTGTTCCAGGTGACTCAGCACAACGTGCAAAGCTATGGCAATAGCGTCCTCTGTAGATTTGTTCATCTGATACACAAACTGGTGGGAGTCGAGTGTGCAGGGGAGACAGTCTTTGATGTGCTGAAAAATCAGTCTCTCAAAGCATTTCATTATTACAGTTGTGAGGGCAACAGAGCAGCAGTCACTGAGGCTGGTTGTGGGTGACGTTTAAGGTACGGGGATGAATGTAGCAGATTTGAGGCAGATGGGGACGACTGCTTGGGCCAGAGACAGATTAAAGATCCTGCAAATGATGCCGGACAGCTGGTGGGCACATGCTCTAAGGACCTTGCCAGGTACTCCGTCTGAGCCAGCAGCCTTCCTGGAGTTCACTGCCAGGAGCACGCACCTCACATTGGTCTCCCCTACAGTAAgtggttggggtgggggggaggtgatggaacctggtgggggtgggggcacGGCTGGGGCAAAGAAGAAGTTGAGCTCCTCTGCTCGTGACTCGCTCAGGTGGACTGAAGTCACATCACAACCTCTGAAATTGGTGATGTTGTGTAGACCCTGCCACACCTCCTGTGGTCTATTACTGGGAAAGTGGGACTCTGTTCTCTTCTTATAATCCACTTTGGCTTTTTAAATTCCTTTTCTCCTTTTCTCTTTGGAAAAACCCAGATGACTTTGTCCACAGACACAGTTCCCATACAGAGCTTGATGTAGTCCAGTACTGTCTCTGTGGATGTTTCCAGGTCCTGGTGTTCAAATAGGTCCCAGTCTGTGTGTTGGAGGCAGTCCTGAAGTTCACTGAGTGCATTCTCAGGCAAAGTTGTTATAGTCTTTGGGGGGGACCTGGATCTGTGTTTGTGGGGGGATGTATGCAGGGAGAGATGGTCTGGCTTgccaaggtggggggggggggggggcatggctcTGTAACCATGCTTGTTGTTGGAGTACACATGATCAAGAGTGTTTCCTCCTCTTGTTGGGCTCTTGACATGCTGGTTGAAGTTCTGGAGTAGAGTCTTTAAACTGGTCTTATTAAAGTCCATGGCTGTAATGTGAACGCCATCAGGGTGGACCCCCTGCTGTTCATTTATGACATTcagcagcagagagagtgctgtgctagcattagcatctggtgggatgtaaacagcagTGACGATCACAACTATTAGCTCTCTGGAGAAAACAAGGCTGGCATCGAACAGACATGTACTCTATATCAGAGGAACAGTGCTTCTCGATGATCATGTTATTGTTGCACCAGTCCTCATGCACATAAATACAGAGCTCTCCACCTCTGCTCTTACCGGATCCCTCAGTCTGATCCCAGTGGTGCAGAGAGCGGCCAGCTAGTTGCACGCTAGAATCGGTGATCCTCGGCTTTAGCCAGGTCTCTGTGATGATTAGCCTCGAATGTAGCGATTTCCTGCAAGTTGTAATTCCAGGTCATACGTTTTGTGAGCGATGGATCTTGCGTTGGTGAGATACAGGCTTGGCCGAGGTGGCTTATGTGGATGGTTCCTTAGCATTAGCAGTAGGCTGGACCTGCGGCCCTGCTTTTGcttcctctccctccaccacttgCTCCGCCTTCCAAAATGGCTTAActattgacacacacacacacacacacacacacacacacacacacacacacacacacacacacacacacacacacacacacacacacacacacacacacacacacacacttacttctGTACAGTTTTCATGGTTGAGGAAAGTGTCTCTAAAGACCAAAAGCATTCTTGTACTAGTCTGTAAacatggacattttaacatgagggTCTATGGGGAGTGACTCAAGTGGCCACTCAAGGAACCTTCATTTCCCAGCAGCAGACGTTGGGACTTGGATCAGTCTGTGACAGACGGGTGAACTGTGCACTGTGTGTCACGTCTCTGGCCCTACTGTAGATGGGGCTATAAACATGAATGCATGAACTTCACATTTGCTTACTtgactaaaaacaaaacacaacattcTGGTTTAAGGCTGATGAGCGATAAGTTTCTGTCAGAGTGATaataaaactgacctttgttgaAGTCAGCTAAGTGGTGTGATGCCCCAGTCTGCCACAGCAAGACTGATTCTTAGTTTGAgaattaacagacacacacaccgtctGACGTCAACAAGTCAGTTTCATTCACACAACTTCTCCTCATTAGATAACTTCTCTTTTTTggtccattctctgtaaaccctagagatggttgagtgtgaaaatcccagtcgaTCAGCACTTTCGAtcagtctggcaccaacaaccacgttcatagtcacttaaatcctctttcttcaccattctgatgttcagtttgaacttcaggaagtcgtcttcaccacgtctagatgactaaatgcattgagttgctgccatgtgattggttgaTTAACTGTTTATGTTAAgccattgaacaggtgtacctaataaagtggctgctcAGTGTATAATTGATAAGTTTCTCATATCTAAGTCCAGTGTCTGGCTGAGCTGAGAgcccatcattcattcattcattttctgctgtgtCCATCATAGTTTACATTAATGGGTGGATCCTGAAGTAGCCAATCAGATTccaggtgtggtccacccctggACCCGtccctgtggatgactggatgagtaCTGGTGTCTGATCAGTGTTTGCGTGTGTTTCGTGTATTCCACAGTGACTTTACTCTCTCTCTGAGGTTAGTAATGTTGAAAATAAAAGCCCAGCCTGTATCATGTGATGTGATGGTGTCGCCTCCTGTGGAATGAGCAGCTGTACTGTGAGTTTGTCACTGAGAAACTGGTGGGTGTGTTTAGCAAAGCAGAGGAGGGAGTTTCTTCCTCGGCTGGATCAACCAGCGGCTCTCAGCACTTGTAACTTCCAGCTGAATGTGTGCGGATCTCCAATGTGGATCTTCAGGCTTTCCAAAACAAAGGATGGCGTTTTCTATTTGTAAGTTCCTTCCTGTGTCCTTAAAAGCTGTTTGTTGTTTGTGTGGACCTCTAGAGGTAAAGATGACAATATGTGCTGTTTAGTCAGACAGAACTTCCTGGTAGATGATGAAATTGTCCCAGTGGATGCTTCCGAGTGGAAGCTGACGGCGCGTCGAGCTCGTGCACGGCTCTGTTTGGGCACTGCTCCTCCTCAGCCTTAAAAGGGCAGAGTTGTGCTCGGGCTTACTTTAGCTCATTCCTTCTGGTGTTTTGATGTGCTGTGACTCATGCGCAGACGTGTCCTCCTCGTTTTCACCATGTTTAGTGTTTTTGCATTGATTGACAGGGATCCGGCCCAGCTCCAGCTTCTACACAGCCAGGTTCTCCTGGAGCAGCAGCAGGAGAGCGAACCTCAGCCCCAAACACAGACTCAACCCTGTGCCCTAGTCCAAATTCAGCATGAAATCCAAAGGTCCCAGGAGGCTTCCCTGTGGCCCCCAAGAATGCACCGTGAGCCCCGTGCTGCACCTAACACCATGATGCCCCCACAGCAAACACCTGCTCCTCCACTGACCTCTGCGGCTCCCTCACCCACCTCAGCGGCTGCATCCACAATCAGCTCCACCTTTTCACCTGCTCCTGCTTTTCGCTCAGCTCCACCTCCTGCTCAGCCAAAGACTCCCTCAGTGGTGACCTCCCCTCCGCCTTCCCCACAGCTGAACACAGCTCCAGCCGCCACTCTACACATGACGGCTGTAACCCAGAAGAGCACCATCCATGCCTCCCACCTCAACATCTCCTCTGCAGCTCTTACAAGAACTGCCTCCTTTGGCACACCACCTGCACCTCCAGCGAGCACACCAGGCACAGATTCTACCCCAGCCTCGCAGCAGATCACGTCTCCTGCCACTCTCCTGAGGAGCACCCACGCCTCCCTGATGAATCTAGTGACCGCCTCTCAGACCTTCAGTTACGCCCGGCCCAAAGAGTTCATAGCTGCTCAGACCTTCTCTCCCCTCAGGAGCCCCTCCCCTACAGAATCCCACGTTCCTCTGCTCCAAGAGCTCGCAGCTGAGCTCAACTCCTCCGCGGCCAGCTCCCCAACTCTGCCGCCGTTTTCCCCACCACCCAGGATCTTCCCCACACGGGTACTCATGTCTCCAACCAGCCCTCCATCACTTGTGAGCTCACCTACTCCAGGGTCAGGTCAGTTCCTGAACAGCATGTTTGCAGTTAGAGCCCAGTCACCTCCCCATGCCTCCTCTCCAACCTCTAGCAGCTCCACCCCCAGCCCCATCCAAAACCCAGTGGCATTCCTCAGTGCCGTGCTGCCATCGCTGACCCTGAGTCAGCCTACTAACTCCATGGGTCTGCCCAAAGGTGCTCCGATGGGGTACGTTGCTTTTGCTGTCAGATTGTCGAGtcatgttgtgtttttatttagcaCTTATTTCTTGTCTGTTCAGGCTACGTAAGAAGCCACCCAAAGCGCGGCTGTCCGCATCTGAAGACATCCAGCACACCAAAGAAACTCTCGTGCAGGAGATTGACACAAAGCTTCGGTTTAGAGATGATAGCACACAATTTCACCATCAACAGGTAACATGTCCAGTGTAACACTTCAAATTAATTTGGACTTTTTGGACTTCCTCACGTGCAGTAATGTCAGGGTGAACGCACACGTAGCTAAGTGCTAACAACATGACA encodes:
- the LOC117523617 gene encoding myopalladin-like → MAAPIFTKNLQDVIVSEGQLVVLECRVKGTPSPKVEWYLEGKLIEDSAEFRILQKKEICTLVIAEVFPEDSGLFTCTARNDYGAGSTSAELRVKGKGNGSNHMRPSATLVVEPSQVQEPPSSDLTGLAGRPQPEVTTTSSIKAHSRTIRLDPLISSTVRLDPLNTSTLHLDPHSSSMLRQDPLHTTQPSLDPSSLSSSSSKNSHNASTSSLTLSSLYLPGPSRPHTGPQSSGSVLSCPKPFSASSVVETSAKQEVCRPSQGAPEANTVTSPDVKEAPNHLNELPAVVPLPDPPANSCLKTGTLVNHKDTRSSARAGLHVHFKLPEDEDDEQSDASSQSSEGTTQASVLKEPPPVLAKPKLDPAQLQLLHSQVLLEQQQESEPQPQTQTQPCALVQIQHEIQRSQEASLWPPRMHREPRAAPNTMMPPQQTPAPPLTSAAPSPTSAAASTISSTFSPAPAFRSAPPPAQPKTPSVVTSPPPSPQLNTAPAATLHMTAVTQKSTIHASHLNISSAALTRTASFGTPPAPPASTPGTDSTPASQQITSPATLLRSTHASLMNLVTASQTFSYARPKEFIAAQTFSPLRSPSPTESHVPLLQELAAELNSSAASSPTLPPFSPPPRIFPTRVLMSPTSPPSLVSSPTPGSGQFLNSMFAVRAQSPPHASSPTSSSSTPSPIQNPVAFLSAVLPSLTLSQPTNSMGLPKGAPMGLRKKPPKARLSASEDIQHTKETLVQEIDTKLRFRDDSTQFHHQQKLTNEGKTASRPLGPNIPATVINYNEEYKVSSFEQRLMSEIEFRLERAPVDESDDEVQHDDIPTGKCIAPIFDKKLKNFKAVEGVPVTLSCKVLGIPIPKVYWFKDGKQILRKNVHYKKIREGDGLCALHIESTTSDDDGNYTIMASNPQGRASCSGHLIVQTGPPRHHLIPIHSQRVRARVQEVESDQSPQRFFQPHFLQAPGDMLAHEGRLCRVDCKVSGLPNPELMWLLNGRPIYPDLYHKMLVRENGIHSLVIDPVTKSDGGMYTCIASNKAGQSSFSLELKVVEKEMKHPPQFVEKLQNMGIPEGSPVRLECRVVGLPSPAIFWKKDNDTIPRTKERFSMYQDSTGYVCLLIQPTTKDDAGWYTVSAKNEAGIVSCTCRLDLYAQWHQSIPTPMKKVSSGSRYGALTGQGLDIKSTFSTSETSPILFSSSPPEVALESEEL